Within the Pseudomonas mendocina genome, the region GACACAGGGGTTAGCATGTTCAAACCACGGGATGTAAAGACCCTGGACGATGCGCGGCGCATCGTCGAGGAGCGTGGCCTTAGCCACGTGAAAGTCGGTCTGTTCGATAACGATGGGGTGATGCGCGGCAAGTACATGAGCCGCAGCAAGTTCTTCTCCGCTCTCGAGCACGGCTTCGCCTTCTGCGATGTGGTGCTCGGTTGGGACGTCAAGGATCAGCTCTACGACAATACCCAATACACCGGCTGGCATAGCGGCTACCCGGACGCGCCGGTGCGTATCCTGCCGCACACCTGCCGCGAGATTCCCTTCGAGAACGGCATGTTGCTGTTTCTCGCCGAGTTCGACCAGCAGGCCGAGGCGGTGTGCCCGCGCGGCACGCTGCGCCGGGTGATCCAGCGCTGCCAGGACATGGGCTTCGAGCCCTATGCGGCGCTGGAGTACGAGTTCTTCATGTTCGATGAAACCCCGGACTCTGCGCGGGCCAAAGGCTTTCGCGATCTCAAGCCGTTCACCCCGGACTGGTTCGGTTATTCGATGATCCGCAACTCGGTGCATGCCGAGCTCTATCACCAGATTCTCGAAATGGGCGAGGCGATGGACTTTCCCATCGAAGGCCTGCACACCGAGACCGGCCCGGGCGTGCTCGAGGCAGCCATCGCCTACGACCATGCCGAGGCGGCGGCGGACAAGGGCGCGTTGTTCAAGACCTTCATGAAGGTACTGGCTCAGCGCAACGGGCTGATGGCCACCTTCATGGCCAAGTGGTCGGGCAAGTACCCAGGACAGAGCGGCCACATCCATGTGTCGTTGCGTGATCGCAAGACGGACAAGTCTGCGTTCTACGACCCCAGCCAGGCGCACAACATGAGCAAGCTGCAGCGGCATTTTCTCGCCGGGCAGCAGCGTCTGATGCCGCAGTTCCTGTGCATGGTGGCGCCGACTCTGAATAGCTACCGGCGCTTGATCCCCGGCTTCTGGGCGCCTACCGACGCCACCTGGGGGGTGGAGAACCGCACCGCAGCGCTGCGGGTGATTCCCGGCAGCGACAAGTCGCAGCGCCAGGAATACCGCCTTGGCGCTGCCGACGGTAATCCCTTTCTGGCCCTGTCGGTAGCTATCGGCTCGGGGCTGTACGGGATCATGCAGGAGTGGGAGCCGACCGAGCCGGTCAGTGGCAACGCCTATGCGGTCAAGCACCCCGAGGAGTTGGCGCTGCCGCGTACGCTGTGGGACGCCGCGCAGCGCCTCAAGGATTCGCTGGCAGCGCGCGAGCTGTTCGGCGATGCCTTCGTCGAGCACTTCGCCGCCAGCCGCGAGTGGGAAGAGCGTGAGTACCGCCGCCATGTCAGCGATTGGGAGCTGGATCGCTACTTCGAAATCATCTGATTCCACCGTCCGTAGCCCGGATGCAATCCGGGGCGGTTTCGTCGAGTGCCCCGGATCGCATTCGGGCTACGCGGGCAAGATTTCTGGAGCACCTTATGAGCAAACTGCAATGCATTTCCCCCATCGACGGCTCGGTCTACGTCGAGCGTCATCTGGCTTCCAATCCTGAAGTACTGGTGGCGCTGGCCAAGGCCGAGCTGGCGCAGCAGGCCTGGAAGCAGACGCCGCTGCGCGAACGTATCGCCATCGGCCGGCGCGCCATCGAAGCCTTCGCTGCACGTGAGGCGCAACTGGCCGAAGAGCTGTGCTGGATGATGGGCCGGCCAATCCGTTACGCCGCTGGCGAGATCCGTGGCTTCGTCGAGCGTGCCAGCCATATGGCCGATATCGCCGAGGGCTCGCTGGCCGACATCCGCCTGCCGGAAAAGGCCGGCTTCACCCGTTTCATTCGCCGTGAGCCATTGGGCCTGGCGTTGATCATCGCACCCTGGAACTACCCCTATCTGACCGCCGTCAATGCGGTGATGCCGGCGCTGTTGGCGGGCAATGTGGTGTTGCTCAAGCACTCGGCGCAGACGCCGCTGTGCGCCGAACGCATGGTCGGGGCCTTCGCCGAAGCTGGTCTGCCCGAAGGCGTATTCCAGTACCTGCACCTGAGCCATGGCGAGACCGAAGCCTTGATTCGCTCACCAAGCATCGACCATGTCGCTTTTACCGGTTCGGTGCCCGGTGGCGCCATGGTCGAGCGTGCGGCGGCCGGGCGTTTCATCAGCGTCGGGCTGGAGCTGGGCGGCAAGGACCCGGCTTACGTCCGCGCCGATGCCGATCTGCAGCACGCGGTGGAAACCGCCATCGACGGCGCCTTTTTCAATTCCGGGCAATCCTGCTGCGGCGTCGAGCGTATCTACGTGCACGAGTCATTGTTCGATGAGTTCGTCGAGCGCGCGGTGGCGTTGGTGCGCCAATACAAACTGGGGCGTTCGGACGACCCGCAGACCACCCTCGGCCCGCTGGTGCGCAGCGACGCCGCCGACTTCGTCCGCGCACAGATCGCCGAGGCGGTCGCGCAGGGCGCCAGAGCGCATATCGACCCGGCCGAGTTTCCATTAGACGCGCCAGGCACGCCCTACCTGGCGCCGCAGGTGCTGACCAACGTCAACCATGAAATGCGCGTGATGACCGAGGAATCCTTCGGCCCCGTGGTGGGCATTCAGAAGGTTGCCGACGACGAGGAAGCGCTGGCGCTGATGAACGACAGCGAGTTCGGCCTGACCGCAGCCATCTTCAGTCGCGATGTCGACGCCGCCATGGCTTTGGCTGATCGGGTCGAGGCCGGCACGGTGTTCCTCAACCGCTGCGATTACCTCGATCCCGGCCTGGCCTGGACCGGGGTGAAGTACTCGGGGCGCGGCTGCACCCTCTCAAGGGTCGGCTACGAGCAACTGACCCGGCCGAAATCCTTCCACTTCAAGACTCAGCTGTGAGGCGCGCGCCATGATTCTCGATCAGTACCGC harbors:
- a CDS encoding glutamine synthetase family protein, whose translation is MFKPRDVKTLDDARRIVEERGLSHVKVGLFDNDGVMRGKYMSRSKFFSALEHGFAFCDVVLGWDVKDQLYDNTQYTGWHSGYPDAPVRILPHTCREIPFENGMLLFLAEFDQQAEAVCPRGTLRRVIQRCQDMGFEPYAALEYEFFMFDETPDSARAKGFRDLKPFTPDWFGYSMIRNSVHAELYHQILEMGEAMDFPIEGLHTETGPGVLEAAIAYDHAEAAADKGALFKTFMKVLAQRNGLMATFMAKWSGKYPGQSGHIHVSLRDRKTDKSAFYDPSQAHNMSKLQRHFLAGQQRLMPQFLCMVAPTLNSYRRLIPGFWAPTDATWGVENRTAALRVIPGSDKSQRQEYRLGAADGNPFLALSVAIGSGLYGIMQEWEPTEPVSGNAYAVKHPEELALPRTLWDAAQRLKDSLAARELFGDAFVEHFAASREWEEREYRRHVSDWELDRYFEII
- a CDS encoding aldehyde dehydrogenase family protein, giving the protein MSKLQCISPIDGSVYVERHLASNPEVLVALAKAELAQQAWKQTPLRERIAIGRRAIEAFAAREAQLAEELCWMMGRPIRYAAGEIRGFVERASHMADIAEGSLADIRLPEKAGFTRFIRREPLGLALIIAPWNYPYLTAVNAVMPALLAGNVVLLKHSAQTPLCAERMVGAFAEAGLPEGVFQYLHLSHGETEALIRSPSIDHVAFTGSVPGGAMVERAAAGRFISVGLELGGKDPAYVRADADLQHAVETAIDGAFFNSGQSCCGVERIYVHESLFDEFVERAVALVRQYKLGRSDDPQTTLGPLVRSDAADFVRAQIAEAVAQGARAHIDPAEFPLDAPGTPYLAPQVLTNVNHEMRVMTEESFGPVVGIQKVADDEEALALMNDSEFGLTAAIFSRDVDAAMALADRVEAGTVFLNRCDYLDPGLAWTGVKYSGRGCTLSRVGYEQLTRPKSFHFKTQL